From Pseudomonas sp. FP2335, the proteins below share one genomic window:
- a CDS encoding ABC transporter ATP-binding protein — MSEALLKVEGLQVRYGAIEAVKALDLHIHEGERVTLIGANGAGKTSSLKALTGLLPAAKGEIRFAGRSILGQAPEQLLRQGIAMVPEGRGIFARMSVLENLQAGAFLRRDHAQVQREIRELFGHFPRLEERLHQSAGLLSGGEQQMLALARALLLVLDEPSMGLAPIMVEKIFQVIDDVCRQGMTLLLVEQNARLALQVTDRAYVMDTGRISLSGPSRDLLEHPEVRSAYLGE; from the coding sequence ATGTCTGAAGCCTTATTGAAAGTCGAGGGTTTGCAGGTGCGCTACGGCGCTATCGAAGCGGTCAAAGCCCTCGACCTGCATATCCACGAAGGCGAGCGCGTCACGCTGATCGGCGCCAATGGGGCGGGCAAAACCTCAAGCCTCAAGGCGTTGACCGGCCTGCTGCCGGCGGCAAAGGGCGAGATCCGCTTTGCCGGGCGATCGATCCTTGGCCAGGCGCCCGAGCAACTGCTGCGCCAAGGCATCGCCATGGTCCCGGAAGGGCGCGGGATTTTCGCGCGCATGAGCGTGCTGGAAAACCTCCAGGCCGGTGCCTTTCTGCGCCGCGATCACGCGCAAGTGCAGCGCGAAATACGCGAGCTGTTTGGGCACTTCCCGCGCCTGGAAGAACGCCTTCACCAATCTGCCGGCCTGCTGTCCGGCGGCGAGCAACAGATGCTCGCCCTGGCCCGTGCGCTGTTGTTGGTCCTCGATGAGCCGTCGATGGGCCTGGCACCGATCATGGTCGAGAAGATCTTCCAGGTGATCGACGACGTATGTCGCCAGGGCATGACCCTGTTGCTGGTCGAACAAAACGCGCGGCTGGCCCTGCAAGTCACCGACCGCGCCTACGTGATGGACACCGGCCGCATCAGCCTCAGCGGCCCGTCCCGGGATTTGCTCGAACACCCCGAGGTGCGCAGTGCGTACCTCGGCGAATAA
- a CDS encoding ABC transporter ATP-binding protein: MNAPLLQIDKVNKHFGGVMALTDVSLSIQPGEIYGLIGPNGAGKTTFFNVMTGLYTPDSGRFQLEGREYQPTSVHQVAEAGIARTFQNIRLFNAMSALENVMVGRHVRTRNGLWAALSQHRSARDEEAQTRAHAHRLLAYVGLAGFANYRADSLSYGHQRRLEIARALATEPRLLALDEPAAGMNASEKVQLRGLLEKIRDDGHTLLLIEHDVKLVMGVCDRISVLDYGQVIAVGPPAEVRQHPAVIQAYLGASAHV; this comes from the coding sequence ACGCACCGCTGTTGCAGATCGACAAGGTCAACAAACACTTCGGCGGCGTGATGGCGCTGACCGACGTGAGCCTGAGTATCCAGCCCGGCGAGATCTACGGATTGATCGGCCCGAATGGCGCGGGCAAGACCACCTTTTTCAACGTGATGACGGGGCTGTATACCCCGGACTCCGGGCGCTTCCAGCTCGAAGGCCGGGAGTACCAGCCCACCAGTGTGCATCAGGTGGCCGAGGCCGGCATTGCGCGCACCTTTCAGAATATCCGCCTGTTCAATGCGATGAGCGCCCTGGAAAACGTCATGGTCGGTCGCCATGTGCGCACCCGCAATGGCTTGTGGGCGGCCTTGAGTCAGCACCGCAGCGCCCGCGACGAAGAGGCGCAAACACGCGCCCATGCTCATCGTTTGCTGGCCTATGTGGGCCTCGCCGGGTTTGCCAACTACCGCGCCGACAGCCTCAGCTACGGCCATCAACGACGCCTGGAAATCGCCCGCGCCCTGGCCACCGAACCACGCCTGTTGGCCCTGGATGAACCGGCGGCGGGCATGAACGCCAGTGAGAAAGTACAACTGCGAGGCCTGCTGGAAAAAATCCGCGACGACGGCCACACACTGCTGTTGATCGAACACGACGTGAAGCTGGTGATGGGCGTCTGCGACCGCATCAGCGTGCTCGATTATGGCCAGGTCATCGCCGTCGGACCGCCCGCTGAAGTCCGTCAGCACCCGGCGGTCATCCAGGCTTATCTCGGAGCCAGCGCCCATGTCTGA